A window of the Bombina bombina isolate aBomBom1 chromosome 3, aBomBom1.pri, whole genome shotgun sequence genome harbors these coding sequences:
- the LOC128652251 gene encoding tigger transposable element-derived protein 4-like yields the protein MAPRKCNTLTLAMKVKVIEAYTKDKLSVKQCVEKFKCGKTQIYEAIKNKEKIMEEWLAGNGEVKRKAKATGNEDLNKLLWEWFVAARSKNVPISGPILQTQALALAKELGKTDFKASNGWLESFKRRHCIVWNEICGEAKDVDQETVSQWEEKLKMLKEPYATKYIYNGDETGLFFRLLPSKTLAVKHEKCTGGKLSKERLTVFLCGNMDGRLEKPLVIGKAAKPRCFKNIDTTQLPVIWRANKKAWMTAELMSEWLKIFDRKMKREGHKVILFLDNATCHPHLKLSNVKLAWFPANTTSVTQPMDQGVIYTMKTHYRKLLLQSLVANISTTQNVHQLAKNDNEELPEIMQVTVEENNDIRSLFQQGGLVDSEIDRYIDIDKELATESTFTNAVELIDQQQDSDENMDDDQSAETTEIPSEPAIKSYQDALEIVHQLQEFALFNNCPELLEPITSTRHLIEKRITNAPRKQATLLALWGQENQ from the exons ATGGCTCCTAGAAAGTGCAACACTCTTACTCTTGCTATGAAAGTTAAAGTGATTGAGGCCTACACAAAAGATaagttgtctgtaaaacaatgtgTTGAGAAATTTAAGTGTGGCAAAACACAAATTtatgaagctatcaaaaataaagagaaaatcatggaAGAATGGTTAGCTGGCAATGGCGAAGTGAAGAGGAAAGCAAAGGCAACTGGAAATGAAGATTTAAACAAGCTCCTGTGGGAATGGTTTGTAGCTGCACGCTCTAAAAATGTCCCAATTTCTGGTCCTATACTACAAACACAAGCCCTCGCACTAGCCAAAGAATTAGGCAAAACAGATTTTAAGGCATCTAATGGCTGGttggaaagttttaaaaggagGCATTGCATTGTATGGAATGAAATATGTGGAGAAGCAAAGGATGTAGATCAAGAAACTGTTAGCCAATGGGAAGAAAAGCTCAAAATGCTTAAGGAACCATACGCTACAAAATATATCTACAATGGCGATGAAACTGGCCTATTCTTTAGGTTGCTACCTTCAAAAACTCTGGCTGTTAAACATGAAAAATGCACAGGAGGAAAGTTATCCAAGGAAAGATTGACGGTGTTCCTCTGTGGAAACATGGATGGGAGATTggagaagcctcttgtgattggtaaggCAGCAAAGCCACGTTGCTTCAAAAACATAGACACTACACAGCTTCCCGTTATTTGGCGTGCAAATAAAAAAGCCTGGATGACAGCAGAACTAATGTCTGAATGGCTCAAGATTTTTGACAGAAAAATGAAGAGAGAAGGTCATAAAGTCATCCTGTTTTTGGATAACGCTACCTGCCATCCACATCTGAAACTTAGCAATGTAAAATTAGCCTGGTTCCCTGCAAACACAACAAGCGTAACACAGCCAATGGACCAAGGTGTTATCTACACGATGAAGACACACTATAGAAAATTATTGCTACAGTCCTTGGTTGCAAACATTTCTACCACACAAAATGTACACCAGCTTGCCAA GAACGATAATGAAGAATTGCCAGAAATAATGCAGGTGACTGTAGAAGAAAACAATGATATTCGTTCATTATTCCAGCAAGGAGGTCTTGTTGACAGTGAAATAGACCGTTACATTGACATAGACAAAGAACTTGCGACGGAAAGCACATTTACAAATGCTGTGGAACTTATAGATCAACAACAAGATAGTGATGAGAACATGGATGACGATCAAAGTGCTGAAACCACAGAAATTCCCAGTGAGCCAGCAATCAAAAGCTACCAAGATGCTCTAGAGATAGTTCACCAGTTGCAAGAGTTTGCATTATTTAATAATTGCCCGGAGCTTCTAGAACCAATAACATCCACTagacatttaattgaaaaaaggaTAACCAATGCCCCAAGAAAACAAGCAACATTATTGGCACTGTGGGGACAAGAAAACCAATAA